From Chryseobacterium joostei, the proteins below share one genomic window:
- a CDS encoding tetratricopeptide repeat-containing sensor histidine kinase has protein sequence MKLVFKILFISMLAVGNFLSAQDSTKVSQVLKSAEKLKKAVDKNDDKAIADTYVGMAGDYYNQGNYAKSEEYLTKAKALFQKLNDKKNLESVTRKLAQSQEKQNKITPALSNYSMAAQMNYSEKSKTVNSNDVARLSSPKPELRAEAIQDNINISKKENEQASVAEGYSQLAEINLQQKDINKAEENLNNAYKISKKGAPQQALAINQKLTDLYVENKNFDKAIEAKKKVLKEDFVKENSQEKVNQIQELADIYIKKNDPKEAVDLLKNAYGIALDKGHTLEAQKSVKRLDSLYAISGNTNASVQLYRDFLEKLPNLVLKDRSLVDNKILEDTEQRISQLEKEKELKDELIRKKNVFNYGLIGALILLTGLVVFIFRTLKKVQTKNKKIALQSLRREMNPHFIFNSLNSVNHFIATSNELEANQYLTKFSKLMRGVMENSTDDFIPFQQELDLLQNYLALEKTRFTDKFDYEIEVDESLNMHSLQVPGMLVQPFLENAIWHGLRYRTEKGFLKLSFEKNNQYLKIIIEDNGIGIEESKKQKTQHQKTREGRGMKNTLERIKLLNDLYKKDITCSVKDKENNSGVLVTIQINLI, from the coding sequence GTGAAATTAGTTTTTAAAATATTGTTTATTTCAATGCTTGCTGTGGGAAATTTCCTTTCTGCACAGGATTCTACAAAGGTTTCACAAGTGTTGAAGTCTGCTGAAAAGCTAAAGAAAGCGGTGGATAAAAATGATGATAAGGCCATTGCCGATACGTATGTAGGAATGGCGGGTGATTACTATAATCAGGGAAACTATGCTAAAAGTGAAGAATATTTAACCAAGGCTAAAGCTCTTTTTCAAAAGCTTAATGATAAAAAAAACCTTGAATCCGTTACCAGAAAACTGGCCCAGTCACAGGAAAAACAGAATAAAATAACACCTGCCCTCAGCAATTACAGCATGGCGGCACAGATGAATTATAGTGAAAAAAGCAAGACTGTAAATTCTAATGATGTGGCAAGGCTTTCTTCCCCGAAACCGGAACTTAGAGCAGAAGCTATTCAGGATAATATTAATATCAGTAAAAAAGAAAATGAGCAGGCTAGCGTAGCAGAGGGTTACAGTCAGTTGGCAGAGATCAATCTACAGCAGAAAGATATCAATAAGGCAGAAGAAAATTTGAATAACGCTTATAAAATTTCCAAAAAAGGAGCACCGCAACAGGCCTTGGCTATCAATCAAAAATTAACTGACCTTTATGTTGAAAATAAAAATTTTGACAAAGCTATTGAAGCTAAAAAGAAAGTTCTGAAAGAAGATTTTGTAAAGGAAAATTCACAGGAAAAGGTCAATCAGATTCAGGAGCTGGCGGATATTTATATTAAAAAGAATGATCCAAAAGAAGCGGTAGATTTATTGAAAAATGCCTACGGAATTGCGTTAGATAAAGGCCATACACTGGAAGCACAAAAGAGTGTGAAAAGATTGGACAGTTTGTATGCTATTTCAGGAAATACAAATGCTTCTGTTCAATTGTACAGAGATTTTCTGGAAAAACTTCCGAATCTGGTTTTGAAAGACAGAAGCCTTGTAGATAATAAGATTCTGGAAGATACAGAGCAGAGAATTTCACAACTGGAAAAGGAAAAAGAACTGAAAGACGAATTGATTCGTAAGAAAAATGTCTTCAATTATGGTTTAATTGGAGCTTTGATTCTATTGACCGGTTTGGTTGTTTTTATTTTTAGAACGCTTAAAAAAGTTCAGACTAAGAATAAAAAAATTGCGCTACAGTCGCTTAGACGGGAAATGAATCCGCATTTTATCTTCAACAGTTTGAATAGCGTCAATCATTTCATAGCAACCAGTAATGAATTGGAGGCCAACCAATATCTTACAAAATTCTCTAAGCTGATGCGCGGGGTGATGGAAAATTCTACGGATGATTTTATCCCTTTTCAACAAGAACTGGACCTTCTGCAAAATTATCTGGCTCTGGAAAAAACACGTTTTACAGATAAGTTTGATTATGAAATAGAGGTAGACGAAAGCTTGAATATGCACAGCCTGCAGGTTCCCGGAATGCTGGTACAGCCGTTTCTCGAAAATGCAATCTGGCATGGACTTCGGTATAGAACGGAAAAAGGTTTTTTAAAGCTCAGTTTTGAAAAAAATAATCAATATCTGAAAATTATTATTGAAGACAACGGAATAGGAATTGAAGAAAGCAAAAAACAGAAAACCCAACATCAAAAGACGAGAGAGGGCAGAGGTATGAAAAATACGCTGGAAAGAATCAAACTCTTGAATGATCTGTATAAAAAAGATATTACCTGCTCTGTAAAGGATAAAGAAAATAATAGTGGAGTTTTGGTGACCATTCAAATTAATCTGATATAA
- a CDS encoding DUF4139 domain-containing protein yields the protein MKRYFLILITFSVAFLKAQEIKKEIDVKQATVFLQGAKVFGSTNVSLQKGRNMVRIVNLPNDLDENTYKINLEKNTTLLSITPQSNFLKNDELSDGEKKLDDERKKLQRQVNLLNIQVKNLTGEQNIINDNLKVSTNDKSTPQEQLIKLTEFYRKRMLEIDNQVFLLNEQKFVLDESIAKLNKQAGEEQTHKNTNRKELLLEILADNDTSLNLGVSYIVSDAGWVPSYDLRAESVKKPLEMVYKGKIYQKTGQDWKNIKLFVSTYRPSYNQDRPILSPLYVAEYTGHNPMQEISGYQLKNKAAEVNAYQMREDAVARPSQVPIASVYDNQMNVIYELNYNQTILSQEKEQYVILDKKQIDATYKYHTVPKVNNQVFLMAFVKNWQNLNLINGEANIYFEDNYIGKTNITSNYVKDEFPISLGVDERITVKRIKLEDKTSQKSMNSNKWETESYQISIRNNTKESIELEVLDQLPISENSKIMVKTIDLGGGSLDEKTGSILWNKKISSGGSEKIGFSYEVKYPKEMQIQYYSR from the coding sequence ATGAAACGCTATTTTTTAATACTCATTACATTTTCGGTTGCTTTCCTAAAGGCACAGGAAATAAAAAAGGAAATTGATGTAAAACAGGCCACAGTATTTCTTCAGGGCGCAAAAGTCTTTGGAAGTACCAATGTAAGTCTTCAGAAAGGCCGAAATATGGTAAGGATTGTAAACCTTCCCAATGACCTGGATGAAAATACCTATAAAATTAATCTTGAAAAAAACACCACTCTTCTTTCGATCACCCCTCAAAGTAATTTTTTGAAAAATGATGAATTATCTGATGGTGAAAAGAAACTTGATGATGAAAGAAAAAAGCTTCAAAGACAAGTAAACCTATTGAATATTCAGGTTAAGAACCTTACCGGGGAGCAGAATATCATTAATGATAATTTAAAAGTATCTACCAATGATAAATCTACACCGCAGGAGCAGCTCATTAAGCTTACGGAATTCTACAGAAAAAGAATGCTGGAAATTGATAATCAAGTATTTTTACTGAACGAGCAGAAGTTTGTTCTGGATGAAAGTATTGCAAAGCTCAACAAGCAGGCTGGCGAGGAACAAACTCATAAAAACACCAACAGAAAAGAGCTTTTGCTTGAAATTCTTGCAGATAATGATACCAGTCTGAATCTTGGGGTAAGCTATATTGTTTCTGATGCTGGCTGGGTACCATCCTATGATCTACGCGCTGAGTCTGTAAAGAAGCCTCTCGAAATGGTTTACAAAGGGAAAATCTACCAAAAAACCGGACAGGACTGGAAAAATATAAAATTGTTTGTATCTACTTACAGACCATCATACAATCAGGACAGACCTATCCTTTCTCCGCTCTATGTTGCAGAATATACAGGTCACAATCCAATGCAGGAGATTTCTGGCTACCAGTTAAAAAACAAAGCAGCAGAAGTAAATGCCTATCAAATGAGAGAGGATGCCGTAGCAAGGCCAAGTCAGGTTCCTATTGCTTCTGTTTATGATAACCAAATGAATGTAATCTATGAACTGAATTACAATCAAACGATTCTAAGTCAGGAGAAAGAACAATATGTTATTCTGGATAAAAAACAAATTGACGCCACCTACAAATACCATACAGTTCCAAAGGTTAATAATCAGGTATTCCTGATGGCTTTTGTAAAAAACTGGCAGAACCTCAACCTTATCAACGGCGAGGCCAATATTTACTTTGAAGATAATTATATCGGGAAAACCAATATTACCAGCAATTATGTAAAAGATGAGTTCCCAATCTCCCTTGGTGTAGATGAAAGAATTACAGTGAAAAGAATCAAGCTGGAAGACAAAACCTCTCAAAAGTCAATGAATTCTAATAAATGGGAAACTGAATCTTACCAGATAAGCATCCGAAATAACACCAAGGAAAGCATTGAACTGGAAGTTCTGGATCAACTGCCAATCAGTGAAAACTCCAAGATTATGGTAAAAACGATAGATCTAGGTGGTGGAAGTCTTGATGAAAAAACAGGAAGTATTCTTTGGAACAAGAAGATCAGTTCCGGAGGTTCTGAAAAGATTGGCTTCTCTTATGAAGTAAAGTATCCGAAAGAGATGCAAATACAATATTACAGCAGATAA
- a CDS encoding DUF4386 domain-containing protein → MDSNTKIARWAGLIYLVVVITGLFSLMYVPSKLIEWENPKQTFNNISSSRYLFSLSIASSILCYMAFTLLPLVLYKLLKNVNGTYAKLMVILALISVPISFINLQSKLSVLTIIDAADYLKVYKTEELQAQVMLLLKNYNNGILIVQIFWGLWLYPFGYLVYKSNFLPKVLGAFLMLGCLGYVINVFGRITIPQFSSYAISSYITLPASIGEIGICLWLLIVGVRSKSINTIHQN, encoded by the coding sequence ATGGATTCTAATACTAAAATAGCAAGATGGGCAGGCCTTATTTATCTTGTCGTTGTCATAACTGGGCTTTTCAGTTTGATGTATGTACCTTCAAAACTGATTGAATGGGAAAATCCCAAACAGACTTTCAATAATATTTCTTCTTCACGATATTTATTCAGTTTGAGTATTGCGAGCAGTATACTTTGCTATATGGCTTTTACTTTGCTCCCTTTGGTTTTGTATAAGCTCTTGAAAAATGTTAACGGAACTTATGCTAAACTGATGGTTATTTTGGCGCTTATCAGTGTGCCTATTTCTTTTATTAATCTTCAAAGTAAACTCTCAGTGCTTACGATTATAGATGCTGCTGATTATCTAAAAGTCTATAAAACAGAAGAATTACAAGCACAAGTCATGCTTTTGTTGAAAAATTACAATAATGGAATTCTGATTGTTCAGATTTTCTGGGGGCTTTGGCTTTATCCCTTTGGTTATCTGGTGTACAAGTCTAACTTTTTGCCAAAGGTTTTGGGAGCCTTTTTAATGTTGGGTTGCTTGGGATATGTGATCAATGTTTTTGGAAGAATAACAATTCCTCAATTTTCCAGCTATGCAATATCAAGCTATATAACATTACCTGCTTCAATAGGAGAAATAGGAATATGCCTGTGGCTGCTGATTGTAGGCGTGAGAAGTAAATCTATTAATACTATTCATCAAAATTAA
- a CDS encoding SIMPL domain-containing protein, which yields MKLKHFLLIGILTLGSFVNAQEVKKNAIEVTGVAEMEVEPDEIIFSIGIKADNKNDLADNEKKMFDILKSAGVKNEDIKFKSMYQNIYSKTAKFSKNYQFKANAKSNISKIFEDLNQKWVSSLNISEVKNTKIADFRKAVKINALKAAKEKADYLLESMGKKTGNAIEIVEIEDYTSDMVMPVAYKGRMSNVKMEMADASADISFDNIENIKLKYSIKTRYEIL from the coding sequence ATGAAATTGAAACATTTTTTATTAATCGGAATTTTAACGCTGGGAAGTTTTGTAAACGCTCAGGAAGTAAAGAAAAATGCAATCGAGGTGACAGGTGTTGCCGAAATGGAAGTAGAACCGGATGAAATTATCTTCAGCATCGGAATAAAAGCAGATAACAAAAATGATCTGGCAGACAATGAAAAGAAGATGTTTGATATTTTAAAGAGTGCCGGCGTAAAGAACGAGGATATCAAATTCAAGTCGATGTACCAGAATATCTATTCAAAAACAGCAAAGTTTTCTAAAAACTATCAGTTTAAGGCGAATGCAAAATCAAATATTAGCAAGATCTTTGAAGACCTAAACCAAAAATGGGTAAGCAGCCTGAACATTTCAGAGGTAAAGAATACCAAGATTGCTGACTTCAGAAAAGCAGTAAAAATTAACGCCTTAAAAGCCGCTAAGGAAAAAGCCGATTATCTGTTGGAAAGCATGGGTAAAAAGACCGGAAATGCCATTGAGATTGTAGAAATAGAAGACTACACCAGTGACATGGTGATGCCTGTTGCCTATAAAGGCAGAATGAGCAATGTAAAGATGGAAATGGCCGATGCTTCTGCTGATATTTCCTTTGACAATATAGAAAATATCAAACTGAAATACAGTATCAAAACGAGATACGAAATCCTTTAA
- a CDS encoding PA3715 family protein has translation MKKNISLITLIICLFSGILSGQDFDSTRLNNILKSLKLDKTKIKEELCTEKKMPNTEDSYIAVIPAVVQQENDDYVFTVRNYILITDANGTIKNKYLDPTEINSDAISLRSFTIDTGLYTIGTNIRAFGVKADFVGSSRPNPYDLSTMSMYYPEGKTFKKVLDQFTMDLYSGEWDTRCNGEFEDNHSYIILEQSKTNNFTDLKIKTISVTTINKEVKGECESKETSKTSYKILKFKNSYYH, from the coding sequence ATGAAAAAGAATATATCTCTGATAACGCTGATTATCTGTTTATTCTCCGGTATTTTATCCGGACAGGATTTCGATAGTACTCGGTTGAATAATATTCTGAAAAGTTTAAAATTAGATAAGACAAAAATCAAGGAAGAACTCTGTACTGAAAAGAAAATGCCCAATACAGAAGATTCCTATATTGCAGTCATTCCTGCCGTAGTACAGCAGGAAAATGATGATTATGTCTTTACAGTCCGGAATTATATTTTAATTACAGATGCTAATGGAACCATAAAGAATAAGTATCTTGATCCAACAGAAATAAATTCTGATGCCATTAGTTTAAGAAGCTTTACAATTGATACCGGATTATATACTATTGGAACAAATATTCGCGCGTTTGGGGTGAAAGCAGATTTTGTAGGGAGCAGCAGACCTAATCCTTATGATTTAAGCACAATGTCCATGTATTATCCGGAAGGTAAAACTTTTAAGAAAGTTCTGGATCAGTTTACTATGGATTTATACAGTGGAGAATGGGATACGCGATGTAACGGAGAGTTTGAAGATAATCACTCCTATATTATACTAGAGCAATCCAAAACCAATAATTTCACAGACCTTAAAATAAAAACGATTTCTGTTACTACAATAAACAAGGAAGTAAAAGGAGAATGTGAAAGTAAGGAAACATCAAAAACTTCCTATAAAATTCTGAAATTCAAAAACAGTTATTATCACTAA